Proteins encoded in a region of the Chryseobacterium piperi genome:
- a CDS encoding DNA repair protein RecN has product MLSKIFIKNFALIDTLEVSLQDGLQVITGETGAGKSIILGALRLILGERADVKSISNAEEKSIVETEFALNNQFKKFFIENDLDYEHQTIIRREILPSGKSRAFINDVPVTLDILKELSSQLIDIHSQFETSNLFTSEYQFKIIDGLSENKKLIDDYQYEFSEFQSLKTQLKKLQTQLSESNKERDYKQFLLIELEDLNLDDVDYEDLQNQLSIQENAEMISDNLAQVLSRFHQEEVGILSFFNEAIHKLSKIAEVSNGFSELDQRLEGSFVELKDIISELENEAGKIEANPENLVLLSELNNKLNALLLKHSVSGVHELKEIRDQLADEQMGASELESSIADIEENVSKKEKSLHSLSEKLSKNRKKSVPVFIKKIEGLLKKLGLEKAKVDIELQNAQEFNMWGKENIQLLFQANSGFPLKPIQTAISGGERSRVMLAVKKIIAESDELPTLILDEIDTGVSGKVAEEIGNLMREMSEDMQLIVISHLAQVAAKGNNNYKVVKHDISGKTQSTIIPLNEEEKLNEIAQLLSGSKITDAALAQAKELIG; this is encoded by the coding sequence ATGCTTTCTAAAATCTTTATTAAAAATTTTGCCCTGATTGATACTCTTGAAGTTTCATTACAGGATGGTTTACAGGTAATTACCGGTGAAACGGGAGCCGGTAAATCTATTATCCTAGGGGCGTTAAGACTCATTTTAGGGGAAAGGGCTGATGTGAAATCTATTTCCAATGCTGAAGAAAAAAGTATTGTAGAAACAGAATTTGCTTTAAACAACCAATTCAAAAAATTCTTTATTGAAAATGATCTGGATTATGAACACCAGACAATTATCAGAAGAGAAATTTTGCCATCAGGAAAATCAAGAGCCTTTATCAATGATGTTCCGGTAACACTAGATATTTTAAAAGAGCTTTCCTCTCAATTGATTGACATCCATTCTCAGTTTGAAACCTCTAACCTGTTTACATCAGAATATCAGTTTAAAATTATAGACGGACTTTCTGAAAATAAAAAGTTGATCGATGATTATCAATATGAATTTTCGGAGTTTCAGAGCTTAAAGACTCAGCTTAAAAAATTACAGACCCAACTTTCAGAAAGTAATAAAGAGCGTGATTATAAGCAATTTTTATTAATTGAATTAGAAGATCTGAACTTGGATGATGTTGATTATGAGGACTTACAAAATCAACTATCCATCCAGGAAAACGCAGAGATGATTTCTGATAACTTAGCTCAGGTATTATCCAGATTTCACCAGGAAGAAGTAGGTATTTTATCTTTCTTTAATGAGGCCATACATAAGCTTTCAAAAATAGCAGAAGTTTCGAACGGCTTTTCGGAGCTGGATCAGAGACTTGAAGGATCTTTTGTGGAATTAAAAGATATCATCTCCGAATTGGAAAATGAGGCCGGTAAAATTGAAGCTAATCCTGAAAACCTAGTTTTATTGTCCGAGCTTAATAATAAACTTAATGCCCTCCTGCTAAAACATAGTGTCTCCGGAGTTCATGAACTGAAAGAAATCAGAGATCAATTGGCAGATGAGCAGATGGGAGCCTCAGAACTTGAATCTTCCATTGCTGACATTGAGGAGAATGTTTCTAAAAAAGAGAAATCACTTCATTCACTTTCCGAAAAGCTTTCTAAAAACAGGAAAAAAAGTGTTCCGGTTTTTATTAAGAAGATTGAAGGGCTGCTTAAAAAGCTAGGCCTTGAAAAGGCGAAGGTTGATATAGAACTACAGAATGCTCAGGAATTCAATATGTGGGGAAAAGAAAATATTCAACTTTTATTCCAGGCGAATTCGGGGTTTCCTTTAAAACCTATTCAAACAGCTATTTCAGGAGGTGAAAGATCCAGGGTAATGTTGGCTGTAAAGAAAATTATTGCAGAGAGTGATGAGCTTCCTACGCTTATTTTAGATGAAATAGATACCGGAGTTTCAGGAAAAGTCGCAGAGGAAATCGGAAACCTGATGCGGGAAATGTCTGAAGACATGCAGCTTATTGTTATTTCCCATCTTGCACAAGTTGCCGCGAAAGGGAATAATAACTATAAAGTAGTGAAACATGATATTTCAGGTAAAACACAATCTACAATCATTCCTTTAAATGAAGAAGAGAAGCTGAATGAAATCGCTCAATTACTATCCGGGAGCAAGATTACAGATGCAGCTCTTGCCCAGGCAAAAGAGCTTATAGGATAA